Proteins from one Oenanthe melanoleuca isolate GR-GAL-2019-014 chromosome 1, OMel1.0, whole genome shotgun sequence genomic window:
- the TAGLN3 gene encoding transgelin-3: MANRGPSYGLSREVQEKIEQKYDPELESRLVNWIIVQCGEQIEHPPPGRQHFQTWLMDGTLLCKLINSLHPKGNEPIAKISESKMAFKQMEQISQFLKAAEIYGVRTTDIFQTVDLWEGKDMAAVQRTLMALGSLAVTKDDGCYKGDPSWFHRKAQQNRRGFSEEQLRQGQNVIGLQMGSNKGASQSGMTGYGMPRQII, translated from the exons ATGGCTAACAGAGGACCAAGCTATGGCTTAAGCCGAGAAGTTCAGGAGAAGATTGAACAGAAATATGACCCGGAATTAGAGTCTAGGCTGGTGAACTGGATTATTGTACAGTGTGGAGAGCAGATAGAGCACCCTCCTCCTGGAAGGCAACATTTCCAGACCTGGCTGATGGATGGAACA CTGTTATGCAAGTTAATAAACAGTTTGCATCCAAAGGGAAATGAGCCTATTGCAAAGATCTCTGAATCAAAAATGGCTTTCAAGCAGATGGAACAAATTTCTCAGTTCTTAAAAGCTGCTGAAATCTACGGAGTAAGAACGACAGATATTTTCCAGACAGTGGATTTATGGGAAG GGAAGGAcatggcagcagtgcagagaacCTTAATGGCTTTGGGCAGCTTGGCAGTCACCAAGGATGATGGCTGCTACAAAGGAGATCCCTCCTGGTTCCACAG gaaagcacagcagaacCGACGAGGATTTTCAGAAGAGCAGCTTCGGCAGGGACAGAACGTAATTGGCCTTCAGATGGGCAGCAACAAAGGAGCATCACAGTCGGGTATGACAGGCTATGGAATGCCAAGGCAGATTATCTAA